A stretch of DNA from Streptomyces spiramyceticus:
CCTTCTACCACTTCGGGCCCGGCAGCAAGGTCCTGACCGTGGCCGGGCCCGGCTGCAGCTTCAGGTGCGACTACTGCGTCAACCACCGGTTGTCGCAGTACGGCCGCGAGGAAGACGCACCGTGGACCGGGGAGCCCGCCCGCCCGGACGAGCTGGCGGCCCTGGCGCACGCGCAGGGCGCCGGCCTTGCGCTCTCGTACGCCGAGCCTTCCCTCGCCCCGGAACTCACCCTCGCGCTCGCGGAGTACGCCCGGCCTCTGGGCGTACCGGTGATGTGGAAGAGCAACGGATTCCTGACGCCCCGGGCCGTCGACCTCGTCGCGCCGGCGATCGACGCGGTGAACATCGACGTAAAGGCTGCCGAGGAGGCCCCGCACCAGCGGCTCACGGGTGCGCCGCTCGCACCCGTACTGGCCGCGGTGGAGCGGTTCAGGGCGGCCGGTGTGTGGGTGGAGGTGAGTACGCCGCTGATCCCCGGTACTTCCGCAGATCCTGGGCAACTGCGGGCGATCGCAGGCTTGTTGGCGGCCATCGACCCCGACCTTCCATGGCATCTGCTCCGCTTCACACCGGACTTCCGGATGAGCGCCGAGGACCCCACGGCGCCGTCCGCGCTGGAGGATGC
This window harbors:
- the amrS gene encoding AmmeMemoRadiSam system radical SAM enzyme, which encodes MTTVRAARPHWRPALLGEPAAGTDVRCELCPYRCRIRDGQRGYCQVRRNNGGRLETATFTASVAHLDAIERKPFYHFGPGSKVLTVAGPGCSFRCDYCVNHRLSQYGREEDAPWTGEPARPDELAALAHAQGAGLALSYAEPSLAPELTLALAEYARPLGVPVMWKSNGFLTPRAVDLVAPAIDAVNIDVKAAEEAPHQRLTGAPLAPVLAAVERFRAAGVWVEVSTPLIPGTSADPGQLRAIAGLLAAIDPDLPWHLLRFTPDFRMSAEDPTAPSALEDARRAGAEEGLRFVYVERALGAEGRNTRCPHCAFTVVERGIWETLDNKLADGGCPSCRAAVPGRWETQQ